The following proteins come from a genomic window of Nothobranchius furzeri strain GRZ-AD chromosome 1, NfurGRZ-RIMD1, whole genome shotgun sequence:
- the tmem243b gene encoding transmembrane protein 243b has product MEEFSTRTYGTSGLDNRPLFGETSARDRIINVVVGGVTFVVVLVTVIGSFVFSLPPRPLNIFFAVCILLACGSTVVLIFWYRQGDLEPKFRNLIYYMLATIVLLCLCANLYFFDAG; this is encoded by the exons ATGGAGGAGTTCTCCACCAGAACCTACGGCACCAGCGGCCTGGACAACAGACCTTTGTTTGGAGAGACGTCGGCTCGG GACCGAATCATCAACGTGGTGGTGGGCGGAGTCACGTTTGTCGTGGTTCTG GTGACCGTGATCGGGTCGTTCGTCTTCTCGCTGCCTCCGCGGCCGCTCAACATCTTCTTTGCTGTTTGCATCCTGTTAGCATGTGGCTCCACTGTAGTGCTG ATATTCTGGTACCGGCAGGGCGACCTGGAGCCGAAGTTCAGGAACCTGATCTACTACATGCTGGCGACCATCGTGCTGCTGTGTTTATGTGCAAACCTGTACTTCTTCGACGCCGGGTAG